A genomic window from Betta splendens chromosome 24, fBetSpl5.4, whole genome shotgun sequence includes:
- the LOC114850115 gene encoding adhesion G-protein coupled receptor F3-like, with the protein MFNECAPSFIPNFLDAASNVVNWTWNAINKSLLHDMSSTYLQSVDKLVKNINVNMSQDVSSTNLQFKSCFADKCRMSVFDVVVNLEKKTGTLKTVAVKKLMDKLNNGYNDTKPTSLLLIATVQDCSDSSLKIRLDYPDIQQTQRKPLCVFWNTTNKDWSDEGCSLSTNNKKYTCECNHLTPFSALLSKGGISKHNTALDMITNVGLAVSIFSLMIFLTTECLVWSVVVKSNLAHSRHTAMVNITTFLLLSDICMLASTSPDNIPETWCLILTICKHLFYLAMFCWMLCLSVMLVHQLIFVFSPLRKRVFMFISSIVGYALPILIVGSSYVYYGYNNIEYFDRKTCWLIYVRFLVGSMHAFLLPVGTIIFTNLFCMTVIILKFVKSSVPGCSNADDKVTAKGIVKVLAVLMPVFGVTWIIGYIGLTFPEGNVIRDVLDFSFTILNSFQVIQKQPTQ; encoded by the exons ATGTTTAATGAATGTGCACCAAGTTTCATACCT AACTTCCTTGATGCGGCCAGTAATGTGGTGAACTGGACGTGGAATGCAATCAATAAATCTTTACTTCATGACATGTCATCAACATATCTTCAGTCAGTGGACAAGCTAGTGAAGAACATCAATGTCAACATGAGTCAAGACGTCAGCAGTACAAATTTACAATTTAAAAGTTGCTTTGCTGATAAATGTCGCATGTCCGTGTTTGATGTTGTTGTGAATCTGGAAAAGAAGACGGGAACACTTAAAACTGTTGCTGTGAAAAAGCTAATGGATAAATTAAACAATGGCTACAATGACACAAAACCTACCAGCCTCTTACTAATTGCCACAGTGCAGGACTGCAGTGATTCCTCTTTAAAAATTCGACTGGATTACCCTGATATCCAGCAAACCCAAAGAAAACCTTTGTGCGTCTTCTGGAACACGACCAACAAAGACTGGTCCGATGAAGGATGCTCTCTCAGCACCAATAACAAAAAATACACATGTGAGTGCAACCACCTGACTCCATTCTCTGCGCTCCTATCTAAGGGTGGAATATCTAAGCATAATACAGCCCTGGACATGATCACCAACGTGGGCCTGGCTGTGTCCATCTTCTCCCTGATGATCTTCCTCACCACTGAATGTCTCGTCTGGTCGGTTGTAGTCAAGAGCAACCTTGCGCATTCCCGTCACACAGCTATGGTGAACATCACCAcgttcctgctgctctctgacatCTGTATGTTGGCTTCTACATCGCCTGACAATATCCCTGAAACCTGGTGTCTGATTCTGACCATATGCAAACACCTGTTTTATTTGGCCATGTTTTGCTGGATGCTGTGTCTGAGCGTCATGCTCGTCCACCAGCTCATCTTTGTCTTCAGCCCGCTGAGGAAAAGAGttttcatgttcatttccaGCATTGTGGGCTACGCTCTCCCAATCCTAATAGTGGGATCCAGCTATGTGTACTACGGATACAACAATATTGAATACTTCGATAGGAAAACATGCTGGCTAATTTACGTGAGATTCTTGGTGGGCTCAATGCATGCTTTCCTTCTTCCTGTGGGGACGATCATTTTCACTAATCTTTTTTGCATGACAGTCATTATTCTTAAATTTGTGAAGTCCTCAGTCCCAGGTTGCAGCAATGCAGATGACAAAGTAACAGCCAAAGGTATTGTCAAGGTACTGGCAGTTTTGATGCCTGTCTTCGGAGTAACATGGATCATTGGCTACATTGGTCTGACATTCCCTGAAGGAAATGTCATACGTGACGTTTTGGACTTTAGTTTTACCATCCTTAATTCGTTTCAGGTAATTCAAAAGCAACCCACACAATGA